AAGCCGTGTGAGAGACTTGGGgcggagggggtgggggggctggcaGGTTGGCTGGGGGGATCTGGGGGAGTGGGGTGGGGGTAGGGGGTTGGtgtagaggaggaagaggaagcttgGGCAGTGGTGCTACTCGGACTTGGCCTCCTCCTTGGCCTCCTCAGGGGCTGCCTCCACCTGTGGGACGGAGACGACAGGGGTCAAAACTTTTCTAAAGTCGGTAATACCGGACTTCTCCTGCGGCGGAGAACTCTGTCGTCCGCTCACCTCGTTGGTCTTGGCCTCTCCATTCTCGGAGTGGTTTTCCTCATTCGCCTCTGCCTCGGCGTTCTCCTTTGCCTTCTTGgtcttcttttcctccctcttgtcGTTCACGgccttttctttctgcagtgGCAAATAATTAGAAGTGTTAGTGGGTTGAATTTGCACGTCTACCTGTGTCACACATCGTTTTCGGGCCTAGCGCCTCCTTACCTTCGCTGCCTTCTTGACCTTTGGCTCCTGCTTGGCTGCGACCGGTCTTtgctgagagaaaagagaaaatatgcaGGTAAGACCTCGATGATTTGCcaatttacagtttttcttgTTATTCTGAGAACATCCAGCTCAAATAAGACACTTTTTTAAAGGACGACAAAGAAACAAACGTCTAAAATCGTCTCTTTTAATAAAGACCTTCACTGGGATTTGATACAAAGTTTATTGAATGTCTCAATTGTTTGAggaattaaaacaacattaagacATGAAATGCTGGAATTCTGAGAGCCTCTATTGGTATTTAGTTAATAACACAAGTAGATACATGTGCAGTTGTGTTTAGAAACAGATCCTGcacttttttacttttgctgacatttatatattttaaaaacttaaCCATCTGTTTATCTTAAGATTTCTGCCAACTTATTAACTATGCAATGCAgtacataaatgtgttttactaaTTCTTGAGCTTGATGTTGTAAAAAATTATGTGTTTAGTAGTTTTCTGTCAAGGGAATCAAACTGAAGCACTTGTGAGAAGAAtaattctttgtttttgtgtctctaaAAGCAGCATTTACTTGATTTaatcagttttgtgtgtgtgtgagcccttTGAAGAATTAGAATAGGTTTTCCATGTTAATGAACTGTATCTGTTGATGTAAATTAGTGTAGCGACACTGTGTTTCTTCTTACCGCTGATAACCGAGCCGATCTCCTCTTGGGCTGAAACATAACA
The Hippoglossus stenolepis isolate QCI-W04-F060 chromosome 7, HSTE1.2, whole genome shotgun sequence genome window above contains:
- the LOC118112209 gene encoding non-histone chromosomal protein HMG-14A, which gives rise to MPKRKSQGTEGGEKDEPKRRSARLSAQRPVAAKQEPKVKKAAKKEKAVNDKREEKKTKKAKENAEAEANEENHSENGEAKTNEVEAAPEEAKEEAKSE